One genomic segment of Oncorhynchus kisutch isolate 150728-3 linkage group LG15, Okis_V2, whole genome shotgun sequence includes these proteins:
- the LOC109905730 gene encoding protein Smaug homolog 2 isoform X1, whose protein sequence is MMFRDQVGILTDWFKGWNECEQTVALLSLLKRASRTQARFLHICLEHWLADCTEIHILEAEANNADIVSQWHLEPMEKAVSLLLSHLPLLQPRNSEAKCEYMKLLQKVLSHTIESSLFVEESRQLLSYALIHPATTLDDRTSLAMWLNHLEEHLSSGYPVPSQPPSGPYHPRQGSDEWPGSAEVLDPGHGWLDKPPSSSSSPAGQNGHMSFQGGMPSPINSNNAGMGQMGQPSPLKRSSSLIPSSSQVCGADWLSQDDLGGRQAFDHAPLSPQSSVASSGSEQTEDQGSRNTFQEDGSGMKDVPMWLKSLRLHKYAGLFSQMTYEEMMILTEHHLESQVCHRLSQNVTKGARHKIALSVQKLRERPSVLKSLEKDILEGGNLRNALQELQQIITTPIKVYSYSPPSVSHRDMEGSGSPSDHTNPGEDKDLAQEGFQPHNPPPCDGESSVTPISDGDIAGQFTRVMGKVCTQLLVSRPDEENISCYLQLIEKCLTHEAFTETQRKRLVSWKQQVLKLLRLFPRKAMLDMPVYRQKGWAYGSNSLPTAGSVSAGGLARRGQRAFQMPPRGLPAGRMGLLSPGGIGVASPRHTLTSPTLPGQGRQNLWFANPGGSNSMPSQSRSSVQRTHSLPVHTSPQTMLLFQQHECQVPGADLEINPTLESLCLSMTEHALGDGIDRTSTI, encoded by the exons ATGATGTTCCGAGACCAGGTGGGCATCCTGACGGACTGGTTCAAGGGCTGGAACGAGTGTGAGCAGACGGTGGCGCTGTTGTCCCTGCTGAAGAGAGCATCTCGTACCCAGGCCCGCTTCCTGCACATCTGCCTGGAGCACTGGCTGGCAGACTGCACTGAGATCCACATCCTGGAGGCTGAGGCCAACAATGCAG ACATTGTGAGCCAGTGGCACCTGGAACCCATGGAAAAGGCGGTGTCCCTGCTGCTGTCCCACCTGCCCCTGCTGCAGCCCCGCAACAGCGAGGCCAAGTGTGAGTACATGAAGCTGCTGCAGAAGGTGCTGAGCCACACCATCGAGAGCAGTCTGTTTGTGGAAGAGAGTAGACAGCTGCTGTCCTACGCCCTCATCCACCCGGCCACCACCCTGGACGACCGCACCTCGTTGGCCATGTGGCTCAACCACCTGGAGGAGCACCTCTCCAGCGGCTACCCAGTGCCCTCCCAGCCCCCCTCTGGCCCCTACCACCCCCGCCAGGGCTCAGATGAGTGGCCGGGCTCAGCAGAGGTCCTGGACCCTGGCCATGGCTGGCTGGACAAGCCCCCCTCCTCTAGCTCCTCCCCTGCAGGGCAGAACGGACACATGTCTTTCCAGGGTGGGATGCCCTCGCCCATAAATAGCAACAACGCAG GCATGGGTCAGATGGGCCAGCCCAGTCCTCTGAAGAGGTCCTCGTCCCTAATCCCCTCCAGTTCCCAGGTCTGTGGCGCAGATTGGCTGAGCCAGGATGACCTGGGGGGGCGACAGGCCTTTGACCACGcccccctgtccccccagagtAGTGTGGCATCCTCAGGCAGCGAGCAGACTGAGGACCAGGGCTCCAGAAACACCTTCCAGGAGGATGGCAGTGGCATGAAAG ATGTGCCCATGTGGCTGAAGAGCCTCCGTCTTCATAAGTACGCAGGACTTTTCTCCCAGATGACTTATGAGGAGATGATGATTCTGACAGAGCACCACCTGGAGTCACAGGTTTGTCATCGTTTGTCACAG AATGTGACCAAAGGTGCGCGGCACAAGATAGCCCTGAGTGTCCAGAAGCTACGGGAGAGGCCAAGCGTTCTCAAATCTTTAGAGAAG GATATATTGGAGGGGGGCAACCTGCGTAACGCCCTACAGGAACTACAGCAGATTATCACCACCCCTATCAAGGTCTACAGCTACAGCCCTCCCAGTGTTTCCCACAGAGATATGGAGGGGAGTGGATCCCCCTCAGACCACACCAACCCTGGGGAGGACAAGGACCTGGCCCAGGAGGGCTTCCAGCCCCACAACCCCCCTCCCTGCGACGGAGAGTCCTCAGTCACACCCATCTCAGACGGCGACATTGCTGGGCAGTTCACGCGTGTCATGGGTAAAG TGTGCACTCAGCTACTGGTGTCCAGGCCGGACGAGGAGAATATCAGCTGTTACCTGCAGCTTATTGAGAAATGTCTGACACATGAG GCTTTCACAGAGACTCAGAGGAAGAGGCTGGTCTCCTGGAAGCAGCAGGTTCTCAAGCTGCTCCGCTTGTTCCCAAGGAAAGCCATGCTGGACATGCCTGTGTACCGACAGAAAGG cTGGGCATATGGTTCCAACTCCCTCCCCACAGCAGGCTCTGTGAGTGCTGGGGGTCTGGCACGTAGGGGGCAGAGGGCATTCCAGATGCCCCCTCGTGGCCTCCCTGCTGGGCGCATGGGGCTCCTGAGTCCAGGTGGCATTGGGGTTGCCTCCCCACGCCACACCCTCACCAGCCCCACACTGCCAGGCCAGGGCAGACAG AACCTGTGGTTTGCCAACCCTGGGGGCAGCAACA